Part of the Terrisporobacter glycolicus ATCC 14880 = DSM 1288 genome is shown below.
TTAGTCGGTTCAACAGTTGTTACTGTTTCATATTTTGATGCTAAAGTAGTATTTTTATCTTGAATTAATAATTTTCCATCTAAGTATTTCATATCATAAGGTTGTAAGCTATCTTCTAACTTAGCTAATTTTAAAACTCTTAAATTTTTCTTTCCTCTTAAGATTTCTAAAGCTTCTTCTGTAAAGTCATAAGCTACAACTATTTCTAAGAATATTTCATTTAGTTTCTTGGCAGTTTGTGCATCTATAGTTGATGTTATTCCTAGGATTCCTCCAAATATAGAAACTTTATCTGCTTCATAACACTTTGTATACGCTTCATAAGCATCTTTTCCAAGACCTACACCACATGGATTAGTGTGTTTAATTGCTACTGAAACTACTTCTTCGCTATCTTTAAATTCTCTCATTAATTCTAAACAACCATGTAAATCATTTATATTATTGAAAGATAATTCTTTTCCATTTAATTGTTCAAAGTTTAATATTGGGTTTTTAGCGTTAGGTTGGCTATATAAAACACCATTTTGATGTGGATTTTCCCCATATCTTAATGTTTGTTCTTTTTGGAAAGTTAAATTTAATATTTCTGGATACTCATCCTTAACTTCTCCTGCAAAGTAACTTGATATAAGAGCATCGTATCTACCTGTTGTAGAGAATGCTTTGTAAGATAATTTTTTTCTATCTTCTAAAGTTAAGGAATCACTTTTTAATTTTTCTATTATCATAGGGTAATCATTTACATCTACTATTACTGCCACGTCTTTATAATTTTTAGCAGCAGAACGTATCATAGATGGTCCACCTATATCTATGTTTTCTATCATTTCTTCATGAGATTTTCCTGCTTTTAAAGTTCCTTCAAAATCATATAGATTTACAACTACTAAATCTATTGAGTTTATGTTGTGTTCATTTACAGTTGCCACATGATTTTCATTATCTCTTTTATATAAAATTCCACCATGTATATATGGATTTAAAGTTTTTACCCTTCCATCTAATATTTCTGGGAACTTAGTTACTTCATCTATTTGTATAGCTTTTACACCTTGTTCTTTTAACATTTTAAAAGTAT
Proteins encoded:
- the purH gene encoding bifunctional phosphoribosylaminoimidazolecarboxamide formyltransferase/IMP cyclohydrolase, yielding MIKRALVSVTDKTGVVEFCTELNKLGYEVISTGNTFKMLKEQGVKAIQIDEVTKFPEILDGRVKTLNPYIHGGILYKRDNENHVATVNEHNINSIDLVVVNLYDFEGTLKAGKSHEEMIENIDIGGPSMIRSAAKNYKDVAVIVDVNDYPMIIEKLKSDSLTLEDRKKLSYKAFSTTGRYDALISSYFAGEVKDEYPEILNLTFQKEQTLRYGENPHQNGVLYSQPNAKNPILNFEQLNGKELSFNNINDLHGCLELMREFKDSEEVVSVAIKHTNPCGVGLGKDAYEAYTKCYEADKVSIFGGILGITSTIDAQTAKKLNEIFLEIVVAYDFTEEALEILRGKKNLRVLKLAKLEDSLQPYDMKYLDGKLLIQDKNTTLASKYETVTTVEPTKEQLADMEFGMKVVKNMKSNAIAIVKDGETLALGCGQTSRIWALKNAIENNQDKNFEGAVLASDAFFPFDDCVTLANEVGIKAIVQPGGSMKDQDSINACNKFEMTMVFTGIRHFKH